In Spodoptera frugiperda isolate SF20-4 chromosome 12, AGI-APGP_CSIRO_Sfru_2.0, whole genome shotgun sequence, a single window of DNA contains:
- the LOC118263127 gene encoding ras GTPase-activating protein raskol-like isoform X6, producing the protein MSTERRLSRSFHSCLKGSSTEEAADEEESCYHSLGGRHSLSRNHPQVYVEDLTNISLADFEATQDENDTSYEKACRRGSAPSTPVPGAQAQHSPSRLASFFFSKRSFRSNPLKRTKSATKLERERALATVPTHPPTHALRTSRSHESLLSAHSPAVSTMDLGPPNQVEIRSLHSSVLGRPHCFALSAESRAPRYFACASRKERDRWIYSLRQAARPDELRTRRCERTVKLWLLEAKAIPPKKRYYCEILLDDTLYARSSSKLKTELCFWGEVYEFGSLPAVRAIHVNVYREPERRSRKRDKHALVGTVRIPVDDVSSRYLNERWYPLTETDKPQSPAAPAPALRIKCRYQSVDVLPIDNYARFLDYLKRNYRRLCEYLEPVIGVKAKEDIGCALVLCMAGAGMAPRYLADVVALDVRRTGDHSLTFRGNSLATKSMEAYLKLVGDQYLQDTLCAAVAAAAGPGAAECEVDPLRAGGAAALRRQQAALRDAVTLAWRSIEHSAPRFPPPLRDCFATFRERLTAMGREDISDNLISASIFLRFLCPAILSPSLFGITHEYPNERAARNLTLVAKTLQTLANFTRFQGKEAFMEFLNDFLEQEAPHMKAFLRAISTRPQEQQQSQQQQQQQQQQQQQQQQQDGSKRNSAASQGSNSGSEGPRDSVEPDPEWAPHVDLGKQLATLHALLVDSLPKLPANKIQELDPLSDILDELSKRLVSNDISSPAPPAADNIFRFNDPTCNTPTKQPIEPATNGQVNNFAHSSPIMNKNGVQFNISPSKSNAEESKYKPGYAAVTKSPSFNLRSATLPRNGYGSSPASQAVNPDRYSSQYNNQEHCVNLKVVQIGFGSDQYPKGISNGVGESLERRFQDRYKPNNNYNNQQAHFHNSNYNSTERSPSSDSINHNYCSSDMQNIMKETATLEELSDLLKYADDSEIVEDKLIMNKKNLSQSISNNNNIVNGNKTNYTNNGSNVSISGLSNVASSGYQSIATYSQSSSPIENTTHHHQPYENGGQPMSRYSQMNYQKQRDKQYYDSKNEKFYPKSPVQQKIDYDIQKYGIQNFTTADNTPSNTNTNPKVAPLVFTNPVYNMDDNRQAQEKKNNENRNSKRCPCGSSSSSIDEEGLSTDNVETNSEEGSTNFNEDSRNYDQQNRNNSHRKLTRDNCNYDDMYQRSNHSHSPRIRDDESSSNSPSLRKSSKTRMPRTNPMLSYSTNQNPVNFKHFGQRGESLYESKPHHISTDSGYPMSRSDSNVEEVNKEMYRLQISRSQKALYNMENSKNSPEKYSMTESAIPETNYPLDRTYSGAKMSSSRLNEDLERHQEYYGVRGERRESPSRVVFGRESQSSEASERAPADKLHRRLSLDSARDLTDSSDEMEDTLYSTTGRRRASKHQRTIEQYEREIERLKCSVELLRGRLGPAEPGQDHTDAKMKAIISRLICVEEELRREQRKMAAALSHKQRVIEAQEHRIAALDEANTRLLSALVHLQQRAPHSPHAPHAPHQPHTAHAPHAAAAHPAPHSQHTHQELQI; encoded by the exons ATACTTCCTATGAAAAGGCATGTCGTCGTGGCTCAGCGCCGAGCACGCCGGTGCCGGGTGCGCAGGCGCAGCACAGTCCCTCACGGCTGGCTTCCTTCTTCTTTTCCAAACGCTCGTTCAGGAGCAACCCCCTCAAGAGGACCAAGTCAGCGACGAAGCTCGAGAGGGAACGAGCCCTCGCCACCGTGCCCACACATCCACCAACACATGCCTTACGGACGTCAAG ATCTCACGAAAGCCTTCTGTCTGCACATTCACCCGCCGTTTCCACCATGGATTTGGGGCCACCTAATCAA gTAGAAATCCGATCTCTGCACTCGTCAGTCCTGGGCAGGCCACATTGCTTCGCGCTCAGTGCTGAGAGTAGAGCGCCTCGCTACTTCGCCTGTGCCTCGCGGAAAGAACGGGATCGCTGGATATACAG CTTACGGCAAGCGGCACGGCCGGACGAGTTGCGCACGCGCCGATGTGAGCGGACCGTCAAGCTGTGGCTATTGGAGGCCAAGGCGATACCGCCCAAGAAGAGATACTACTGCGAGATCCTGCTCGACGATACGTTATATGCGAG ATCATCATCAAAGCTGAAGACGGAGCTATGTTTCTGGGGCGAGGTGTATGAGTTCGGCAGCCTGCCGGCGGTGCGCGCCATACACGTCAACGTGTACAGGGAGCCCGAGCGACGCTCCAGGAAGAGGGACAAACATGCGCTTGTTG GTACAGTCCGCATTCCAGTCGACGACGTATCCTCCAGATACCTCAACGAGCGGTGGTACCCACTGACTGAGACCGACAAGCCCCAGTCCCCGGCCGCGCCTGCGCCCGCGCTGCGAATCAAGTGCCGCTACCAAAGCGTTGATGTACTACCCATCGACAACTACGCTCGGTTCCTAGACTATCTGAAGAGGAATTACAGACGGTTGTGTGAATATTTGGAGCCTGTTATCG GTGTGAAAGCCAAGGAGGACATCGGTTGTGCGCTGGTACTGTGTATGGCGGGCGCGGGCATGGCGCCGCGCTACCTGGCCGACGTGGTGGCGCTGGACGTGCGCCGCACCGGCGACCACTCGCTCACCTTCCGCGGGAACTCGCTCGCAACCAAGAGCATGGAGGCCTACCTCAAGCTCGTCGGTGATCAGTATCTGCAG GACACGCTGTgcgcggcggtggcggcggcggcgggcccGGGCGCGGCGGAGTGCGAGGTGGACCCGCtgcgcgcgggcggcgcggcggcgctgCGGCGCCAGCAGGCGGCGCTGCGGGACGCCGTCACCCTCGCCTGGCGCTCCATCGAGCACTCCGCGCCACGCTTCCCGCCGCCGCTCAGAGACTGCTTCGCTACCTTCCGAGAAAG ACTGACGGCGATGGGTCGAGAAGACATCTCGGACAACTTGATCAGTGCATCCATCTTCCTTCGCTTCCTTTGTCCAGCTATACTGTCTCCAAGTCTTTTTGGAATCACACATG AGTACCCGAATGAGCGCGCAGCCCGTAACTTGACTTTGGTGGCGAAGACTCTGCAGACCCTGGCCAACTTCACGCGGTTCCAGGGCAAGGAGGCCTTCATGGAGTTCCTCAACGACTTCCTTGAGCAGGAGGCGCCTCATATGAAGGCGTTCCTTAGAGCTATTTCG ACTCGTCCACAAGAGCAACAACAAtctcaacaacaacaacaacagcagcagcagcagcaacaacaacagcaacaacagGATGGCAGTAAGCGCAACTCTGCCGCCTCGCAGGGATCCAACTCCGGGTCTGAGGGACCCCGCGACAGCGTGGAGCCCGACCCCGAGTGGGCTCCGCACGTGGACTTGGGCAAACAACTCGCCACGCTACACGCGTTGCTTGTTGATAGCTTGCCTAAGCTACCTGCTAATAAGATACAG GAGTTGGACCCATTATCAGACATTTTAGACGAACTAAGCAAGAGGCTAGTAAGCAACGACATCAGCTCTCCTGCACCCCCTGCTGCTGATAATATCTTCAG GTTCAACGACCCTACTTGTAATACGCCTACGAAGCAACCGATCGAGCCAGCAACCAACGGACAGGTCAACAATTTTGCTCACAGCTCTCCCATCATGAACAAAAACGGTGTTCAATTCAACATCAGTCCATCCAAATCGAACGCCGAGGAATCAAAGTATAAGCCTGGATATGCAGCTGTCACCAAGTCGCCCAGCTTCAACTTACGATCAGCTACTTTACCCAGGAATGGCTACGGTTCCAGTCCTGCAAGCCAAGCAGTCAATCCAGACAGATACAGTTCGCAATACAACAATCAAGAACATTGCGTCAATCTGAAAGTTGTACAAATTGGCTTTGGATCCGACCAGTATCCCAAAGGCATAAGTAATGGCGTCGGTGAAAGCTTAGAGCGCAGGTTCCAGGACCGGTACAAGCCCAACAACAACTACAACAACCAACAAGCCCACTTTCACAATTCCAACTACAACAGCACTGAGAGGTCACCAAGCAGCGACAGCATCAACCACAATTACTGCTCCAGTGACATGCAGAACATCATGAAAGAAACTGCTACACTAGAGGAACTGTCCGACCTTCTGAAGTATGCTGATGACTCTGAAATAGTTGAAGACAAACTCATTATGAACAAAAAGAACTTGTCACAATCTATTTCAAATAACAACAACATCGTGAATGGAAATAAGACCAACTACACAAACAACGGCTCCAACGTTTCCATTAGTGGCTTATCAAATGTAGCGAGTTCCGGTTACCAAAGTATTGCTACGTACAGTCAAAGTTCAAGTCCCATTGAGAATACGACGCACCATCATCAGCCATACGAGAATGGCGGACAGCCAATGAGTCGATACTCACAAATGAATTACCAGAAGCAAAGAGACAAACAGTATTATGACAGTAAAAACGAAAAGTTCTATCCAAAGAGCCCAGTGCAACAAAAAATTGACTATGACATCCAAAAGTATGGAATCCAAAACTTCACAACTGCGGATAACACACCATCAAACACCAACACAAATCCAAAGGTAGCTCCGCTAGTGTTCACGAATCCAGTGTACAACATGGATGACAATCGTCAGGCGCAAGAGAAGAAGAACAATGAAAACAGAAATTCAAAACGTTGTCCTTGTGGCTCATCCAGTTCATCGATAGATGAGGAGGGTTTGAGCACAGACAACGTCGAGACAAACTCTGAAGAGGGTTCTACTAACTTCAACGAGGATAGTAGAAACTATGACCAACAGAATCGCAACAATTCCCACCGAAAACTCACCAGAGATAACTGTAATTATGATGATATGTATCAGAGGAGCAACCATAGTCACTCCCCAAGGATACGAGACGACGAATCGTCTAGCAATTCGCCTAGTCTACGGAAGAGTAGTAAGACGCGAATGCCCAGAACAAATCCTATGCTCTCTTACTCCACAAACCAAAATCCCGTTAACTTCAAACACTTTGGACAAAGAGGAGAATCACTGTACGAAAGCAAGCCTCACCACATCTCAACCGATTCCGGCTACCCCATGAGCAGGTCCGACTCGAACGTAGAGGAAGTCAACAAAGAAATGTACAGGTTACAGATTTCACGCAGTCAGAAGGCACTCTACAACATGGAGAACTCTAAAAACTCTCCAGAAAAGTACTCGATGACTGAAAGTGCAATACCAGAGACTAACTATCCGCTGGATCGGACCTATTCTGGAGCAAAAATGTCGAGTAGCCGACTGAACGAAGATTTAGAAAGGCACCAAGAATACTACGGGGTTCGAGGTGAAAGACGAGAATCTCCATCGAGAGTGGTGTTCGGGCGCGAGTCGCAGTCAAGTGAGGCCAGCGAGCGCGCGCCCGCGGACAAACTGCACAGGAGGCTCAGCCTGGACTCCGCGCGAGACCTCACTGACAGCTCCGACGAGATGGAAGACACGCTCTATAGTACTACAGGTCGACGACGAGCTTCGAAGCATCAGAGGACCATCGAACAG TACGAACGTGAAATTGAAAGGTTAAAATGTTCTGTGGAACTTCTTCGCGGGAGGTTGGGACCAGCCGAGCCGGGACAAGATCATACGGACGCTAAAATGAAGGCCATCATCTCAAG GTTGATTTGTGTGGAGGAAGAACTGAGACGAGAGCAACGCAAGATGGCCGCGGCGCTGTCGCACAAGCAGCGCGTGATCGAGGCGCAGGAGCATCGCATCGCGGCGCTGGACGAGGCCAACACGCGCCTGCTGTCCGCGCTCGTGCACCTGCAGCAGCGCGCGCCGCACTCGCCGCACGCGCCGCACGCGCCGCACCAGCCGCACActgcgcacgcgccgcacgccgccgccgcgcaccccGCGCCGCACTCGCAACACACGCACCAAGAGCTGCAGATATAA
- the LOC118263127 gene encoding ras GTPase-activating protein raskol-like isoform X7, which translates to MSLQREKRPKFNMWKAIIHRKRKYSEVLQCDRESYSALAAMQGGSSATLPPSLDALRAYTSYEKACRRGSAPSTPVPGAQAQHSPSRLASFFFSKRSFRSNPLKRTKSATKLERERALATVPTHPPTHALRTSRSHESLLSAHSPAVSTMDLGPPNQVEIRSLHSSVLGRPHCFALSAESRAPRYFACASRKERDRWIYSLRQAARPDELRTRRCERTVKLWLLEAKAIPPKKRYYCEILLDDTLYARSSSKLKTELCFWGEVYEFGSLPAVRAIHVNVYREPERRSRKRDKHALVGTVRIPVDDVSSRYLNERWYPLTETDKPQSPAAPAPALRIKCRYQSVDVLPIDNYARFLDYLKRNYRRLCEYLEPVIGVKAKEDIGCALVLCMAGAGMAPRYLADVVALDVRRTGDHSLTFRGNSLATKSMEAYLKLVGDQYLQDTLCAAVAAAAGPGAAECEVDPLRAGGAAALRRQQAALRDAVTLAWRSIEHSAPRFPPPLRDCFATFRERLTAMGREDISDNLISASIFLRFLCPAILSPSLFGITHEYPNERAARNLTLVAKTLQTLANFTRFQGKEAFMEFLNDFLEQEAPHMKAFLRAISTRPQEQQQSQQQQQQQQQQQQQQQQQDGSKRNSAASQGSNSGSEGPRDSVEPDPEWAPHVDLGKQLATLHALLVDSLPKLPANKIQELDPLSDILDELSKRLVSNDISSPAPPAADNIFRFNDPTCNTPTKQPIEPATNGQVNNFAHSSPIMNKNGVQFNISPSKSNAEESKYKPGYAAVTKSPSFNLRSATLPRNGYGSSPASQAVNPDRYSSQYNNQEHCVNLKVVQIGFGSDQYPKGISNGVGESLERRFQDRYKPNNNYNNQQAHFHNSNYNSTERSPSSDSINHNYCSSDMQNIMKETATLEELSDLLKYADDSEIVEDKLIMNKKNLSQSISNNNNIVNGNKTNYTNNGSNVSISGLSNVASSGYQSIATYSQSSSPIENTTHHHQPYENGGQPMSRYSQMNYQKQRDKQYYDSKNEKFYPKSPVQQKIDYDIQKYGIQNFTTADNTPSNTNTNPKVAPLVFTNPVYNMDDNRQAQEKKNNENRNSKRCPCGSSSSSIDEEGLSTDNVETNSEEGSTNFNEDSRNYDQQNRNNSHRKLTRDNCNYDDMYQRSNHSHSPRIRDDESSSNSPSLRKSSKTRMPRTNPMLSYSTNQNPVNFKHFGQRGESLYESKPHHISTDSGYPMSRSDSNVEEVNKEMYRLQISRSQKALYNMENSKNSPEKYSMTESAIPETNYPLDRTYSGAKMSSSRLNEDLERHQEYYGVRGERRESPSRVVFGRESQSSEASERAPADKLHRRLSLDSARDLTDSSDEMEDTLYSTTGRRRASKHQRTIEQYEREIERLKCSVELLRGRLGPAEPGQDHTDAKMKAIISRLICVEEELRREQRKMAAALSHKQRVIEAQEHRIAALDEANTRLLSALVHLQQRAPHSPHAPHAPHQPHTAHAPHAAAAHPAPHSQHTHQELQI; encoded by the exons ATACTTCCTATGAAAAGGCATGTCGTCGTGGCTCAGCGCCGAGCACGCCGGTGCCGGGTGCGCAGGCGCAGCACAGTCCCTCACGGCTGGCTTCCTTCTTCTTTTCCAAACGCTCGTTCAGGAGCAACCCCCTCAAGAGGACCAAGTCAGCGACGAAGCTCGAGAGGGAACGAGCCCTCGCCACCGTGCCCACACATCCACCAACACATGCCTTACGGACGTCAAG ATCTCACGAAAGCCTTCTGTCTGCACATTCACCCGCCGTTTCCACCATGGATTTGGGGCCACCTAATCAA gTAGAAATCCGATCTCTGCACTCGTCAGTCCTGGGCAGGCCACATTGCTTCGCGCTCAGTGCTGAGAGTAGAGCGCCTCGCTACTTCGCCTGTGCCTCGCGGAAAGAACGGGATCGCTGGATATACAG CTTACGGCAAGCGGCACGGCCGGACGAGTTGCGCACGCGCCGATGTGAGCGGACCGTCAAGCTGTGGCTATTGGAGGCCAAGGCGATACCGCCCAAGAAGAGATACTACTGCGAGATCCTGCTCGACGATACGTTATATGCGAG ATCATCATCAAAGCTGAAGACGGAGCTATGTTTCTGGGGCGAGGTGTATGAGTTCGGCAGCCTGCCGGCGGTGCGCGCCATACACGTCAACGTGTACAGGGAGCCCGAGCGACGCTCCAGGAAGAGGGACAAACATGCGCTTGTTG GTACAGTCCGCATTCCAGTCGACGACGTATCCTCCAGATACCTCAACGAGCGGTGGTACCCACTGACTGAGACCGACAAGCCCCAGTCCCCGGCCGCGCCTGCGCCCGCGCTGCGAATCAAGTGCCGCTACCAAAGCGTTGATGTACTACCCATCGACAACTACGCTCGGTTCCTAGACTATCTGAAGAGGAATTACAGACGGTTGTGTGAATATTTGGAGCCTGTTATCG GTGTGAAAGCCAAGGAGGACATCGGTTGTGCGCTGGTACTGTGTATGGCGGGCGCGGGCATGGCGCCGCGCTACCTGGCCGACGTGGTGGCGCTGGACGTGCGCCGCACCGGCGACCACTCGCTCACCTTCCGCGGGAACTCGCTCGCAACCAAGAGCATGGAGGCCTACCTCAAGCTCGTCGGTGATCAGTATCTGCAG GACACGCTGTgcgcggcggtggcggcggcggcgggcccGGGCGCGGCGGAGTGCGAGGTGGACCCGCtgcgcgcgggcggcgcggcggcgctgCGGCGCCAGCAGGCGGCGCTGCGGGACGCCGTCACCCTCGCCTGGCGCTCCATCGAGCACTCCGCGCCACGCTTCCCGCCGCCGCTCAGAGACTGCTTCGCTACCTTCCGAGAAAG ACTGACGGCGATGGGTCGAGAAGACATCTCGGACAACTTGATCAGTGCATCCATCTTCCTTCGCTTCCTTTGTCCAGCTATACTGTCTCCAAGTCTTTTTGGAATCACACATG AGTACCCGAATGAGCGCGCAGCCCGTAACTTGACTTTGGTGGCGAAGACTCTGCAGACCCTGGCCAACTTCACGCGGTTCCAGGGCAAGGAGGCCTTCATGGAGTTCCTCAACGACTTCCTTGAGCAGGAGGCGCCTCATATGAAGGCGTTCCTTAGAGCTATTTCG ACTCGTCCACAAGAGCAACAACAAtctcaacaacaacaacaacagcagcagcagcagcaacaacaacagcaacaacagGATGGCAGTAAGCGCAACTCTGCCGCCTCGCAGGGATCCAACTCCGGGTCTGAGGGACCCCGCGACAGCGTGGAGCCCGACCCCGAGTGGGCTCCGCACGTGGACTTGGGCAAACAACTCGCCACGCTACACGCGTTGCTTGTTGATAGCTTGCCTAAGCTACCTGCTAATAAGATACAG GAGTTGGACCCATTATCAGACATTTTAGACGAACTAAGCAAGAGGCTAGTAAGCAACGACATCAGCTCTCCTGCACCCCCTGCTGCTGATAATATCTTCAG GTTCAACGACCCTACTTGTAATACGCCTACGAAGCAACCGATCGAGCCAGCAACCAACGGACAGGTCAACAATTTTGCTCACAGCTCTCCCATCATGAACAAAAACGGTGTTCAATTCAACATCAGTCCATCCAAATCGAACGCCGAGGAATCAAAGTATAAGCCTGGATATGCAGCTGTCACCAAGTCGCCCAGCTTCAACTTACGATCAGCTACTTTACCCAGGAATGGCTACGGTTCCAGTCCTGCAAGCCAAGCAGTCAATCCAGACAGATACAGTTCGCAATACAACAATCAAGAACATTGCGTCAATCTGAAAGTTGTACAAATTGGCTTTGGATCCGACCAGTATCCCAAAGGCATAAGTAATGGCGTCGGTGAAAGCTTAGAGCGCAGGTTCCAGGACCGGTACAAGCCCAACAACAACTACAACAACCAACAAGCCCACTTTCACAATTCCAACTACAACAGCACTGAGAGGTCACCAAGCAGCGACAGCATCAACCACAATTACTGCTCCAGTGACATGCAGAACATCATGAAAGAAACTGCTACACTAGAGGAACTGTCCGACCTTCTGAAGTATGCTGATGACTCTGAAATAGTTGAAGACAAACTCATTATGAACAAAAAGAACTTGTCACAATCTATTTCAAATAACAACAACATCGTGAATGGAAATAAGACCAACTACACAAACAACGGCTCCAACGTTTCCATTAGTGGCTTATCAAATGTAGCGAGTTCCGGTTACCAAAGTATTGCTACGTACAGTCAAAGTTCAAGTCCCATTGAGAATACGACGCACCATCATCAGCCATACGAGAATGGCGGACAGCCAATGAGTCGATACTCACAAATGAATTACCAGAAGCAAAGAGACAAACAGTATTATGACAGTAAAAACGAAAAGTTCTATCCAAAGAGCCCAGTGCAACAAAAAATTGACTATGACATCCAAAAGTATGGAATCCAAAACTTCACAACTGCGGATAACACACCATCAAACACCAACACAAATCCAAAGGTAGCTCCGCTAGTGTTCACGAATCCAGTGTACAACATGGATGACAATCGTCAGGCGCAAGAGAAGAAGAACAATGAAAACAGAAATTCAAAACGTTGTCCTTGTGGCTCATCCAGTTCATCGATAGATGAGGAGGGTTTGAGCACAGACAACGTCGAGACAAACTCTGAAGAGGGTTCTACTAACTTCAACGAGGATAGTAGAAACTATGACCAACAGAATCGCAACAATTCCCACCGAAAACTCACCAGAGATAACTGTAATTATGATGATATGTATCAGAGGAGCAACCATAGTCACTCCCCAAGGATACGAGACGACGAATCGTCTAGCAATTCGCCTAGTCTACGGAAGAGTAGTAAGACGCGAATGCCCAGAACAAATCCTATGCTCTCTTACTCCACAAACCAAAATCCCGTTAACTTCAAACACTTTGGACAAAGAGGAGAATCACTGTACGAAAGCAAGCCTCACCACATCTCAACCGATTCCGGCTACCCCATGAGCAGGTCCGACTCGAACGTAGAGGAAGTCAACAAAGAAATGTACAGGTTACAGATTTCACGCAGTCAGAAGGCACTCTACAACATGGAGAACTCTAAAAACTCTCCAGAAAAGTACTCGATGACTGAAAGTGCAATACCAGAGACTAACTATCCGCTGGATCGGACCTATTCTGGAGCAAAAATGTCGAGTAGCCGACTGAACGAAGATTTAGAAAGGCACCAAGAATACTACGGGGTTCGAGGTGAAAGACGAGAATCTCCATCGAGAGTGGTGTTCGGGCGCGAGTCGCAGTCAAGTGAGGCCAGCGAGCGCGCGCCCGCGGACAAACTGCACAGGAGGCTCAGCCTGGACTCCGCGCGAGACCTCACTGACAGCTCCGACGAGATGGAAGACACGCTCTATAGTACTACAGGTCGACGACGAGCTTCGAAGCATCAGAGGACCATCGAACAG TACGAACGTGAAATTGAAAGGTTAAAATGTTCTGTGGAACTTCTTCGCGGGAGGTTGGGACCAGCCGAGCCGGGACAAGATCATACGGACGCTAAAATGAAGGCCATCATCTCAAG GTTGATTTGTGTGGAGGAAGAACTGAGACGAGAGCAACGCAAGATGGCCGCGGCGCTGTCGCACAAGCAGCGCGTGATCGAGGCGCAGGAGCATCGCATCGCGGCGCTGGACGAGGCCAACACGCGCCTGCTGTCCGCGCTCGTGCACCTGCAGCAGCGCGCGCCGCACTCGCCGCACGCGCCGCACGCGCCGCACCAGCCGCACActgcgcacgcgccgcacgccgccgccgcgcaccccGCGCCGCACTCGCAACACACGCACCAAGAGCTGCAGATATAA